A window from Rhinolophus sinicus isolate RSC01 linkage group LG01, ASM3656204v1, whole genome shotgun sequence encodes these proteins:
- the NUP35 gene encoding nucleoporin NUP35 isoform X2: MMLGSPTSPKPGVNAQFLPGFLMGDLPAPVTPQPRSISGPSVGVMEMRSPLLGGGSPPQPVVPAHKDKTGAPPVRSIYDDISSPGLGSTPLTSRRQLNMSVMQSPLVGVTTTTPGTGQSMFSPANIGQPRKTTLSPAQLDPFYTQGDSLTSEDHLDDTWVTVFGFPQASASYILLQFAQYGNILKHVMSNTGNWMHIRYQSKLQARKALSKDGRIFGESIMIGVKPCIDKSVMENSDRCALSSSSLAFTPPIKTLGTPTQPGSTPRISTMRPLATAYKASTSDYQVISDRQTPKKDESLVSKAMEYMFGW, translated from the exons ATGATGCTGGGTTCACCCACATCTCCAAAGCCAGGGGTTAATGCCCAGTTCTTACCTGGATTTTTAATGGGGGATTTGCCAGCTCCAGTAACTCCACAACCTCGATCAATCAGTGGCCCGTCAGTAGGAGTAATGGAAATGAGATCACCTTTACTTGGAG GTGGGTCACCACCACAACCAGTTGTACCAGCTCATAAAGATAAAACTGGAGCTCCACCAGTTAGAAGTATATATGATGACATTTCCAGCCCAGGCCTTGGATCAACACCTTTAACTTCAAGAAGACAG CTAAACATGTCAGTAATGCAGAGTCCTCTTGTTGGAGTAACGACAACTACTCCTGGAACAG GACAAAGTATGTTTAGTCCAGCAAACATTGGTCAACCACGAAAGACAACGTTATCTCCTGCCCAGCTGGATCCTTTTTATACTCAAGGAGATTCTCTGACTTCTGAAGATCACCTCGATGATACATGGGTGACTGTGTTCGG gtttcctCAAGCATCTGCTTcctatatattattacaatttgcACAATATGGGAATATCTTAAAACATGTG ATGTCTAACACAGGAAATTGGATGCATATTCGTTATCAATCTAAACTGCAGGCCCGGAAAGCCTTAAGCAAAGATGGGAGGATTTTTGGAGAGTCCATCATGATTGGTGTCAAACCATGTATAGATAAA AGTGTTATGGAAAACAGTGACAGGTGTGCTTTATCATCTTCATCTCTAGCCTTTACACCACCAATCAAAACCTTAGGTACACCAACCCAACCTGGAAGTACTCCTAGGATTTCTACCATGAGACCTCTTGCTACAGCATACAAAGCTTCTACTAGTGACTATCAG
- the NUP35 gene encoding nucleoporin NUP35 isoform X1, with translation MAAFAVEPQAPTLGSEPMMLGSPTSPKPGVNAQFLPGFLMGDLPAPVTPQPRSISGPSVGVMEMRSPLLGGGSPPQPVVPAHKDKTGAPPVRSIYDDISSPGLGSTPLTSRRQLNMSVMQSPLVGVTTTTPGTGQSMFSPANIGQPRKTTLSPAQLDPFYTQGDSLTSEDHLDDTWVTVFGFPQASASYILLQFAQYGNILKHVMSNTGNWMHIRYQSKLQARKALSKDGRIFGESIMIGVKPCIDKSVMENSDRCALSSSSLAFTPPIKTLGTPTQPGSTPRISTMRPLATAYKASTSDYQVISDRQTPKKDESLVSKAMEYMFGW, from the exons ATGGCAGCCTTTGCCGTGGAACCCCAGGCACCCACGTTGG GATCTGAACCAATGATGCTGGGTTCACCCACATCTCCAAAGCCAGGGGTTAATGCCCAGTTCTTACCTGGATTTTTAATGGGGGATTTGCCAGCTCCAGTAACTCCACAACCTCGATCAATCAGTGGCCCGTCAGTAGGAGTAATGGAAATGAGATCACCTTTACTTGGAG GTGGGTCACCACCACAACCAGTTGTACCAGCTCATAAAGATAAAACTGGAGCTCCACCAGTTAGAAGTATATATGATGACATTTCCAGCCCAGGCCTTGGATCAACACCTTTAACTTCAAGAAGACAG CTAAACATGTCAGTAATGCAGAGTCCTCTTGTTGGAGTAACGACAACTACTCCTGGAACAG GACAAAGTATGTTTAGTCCAGCAAACATTGGTCAACCACGAAAGACAACGTTATCTCCTGCCCAGCTGGATCCTTTTTATACTCAAGGAGATTCTCTGACTTCTGAAGATCACCTCGATGATACATGGGTGACTGTGTTCGG gtttcctCAAGCATCTGCTTcctatatattattacaatttgcACAATATGGGAATATCTTAAAACATGTG ATGTCTAACACAGGAAATTGGATGCATATTCGTTATCAATCTAAACTGCAGGCCCGGAAAGCCTTAAGCAAAGATGGGAGGATTTTTGGAGAGTCCATCATGATTGGTGTCAAACCATGTATAGATAAA AGTGTTATGGAAAACAGTGACAGGTGTGCTTTATCATCTTCATCTCTAGCCTTTACACCACCAATCAAAACCTTAGGTACACCAACCCAACCTGGAAGTACTCCTAGGATTTCTACCATGAGACCTCTTGCTACAGCATACAAAGCTTCTACTAGTGACTATCAG